The following are from one region of the Heterodontus francisci isolate sHetFra1 chromosome 34, sHetFra1.hap1, whole genome shotgun sequence genome:
- the LOC137349435 gene encoding zinc finger protein 239-like, with translation MKGKSTGHSVEKLYVCSVCGRGFSRSSGLSNHKRSHTEKKPCKYGDCGKRLNYPVQLETQPRSHTLERPFTCSECGKGFTALSHLLIHQRIHSGERPFTCSVCGKGFTQSSDLLRHQRVHTDARPFKCPDCGNCYKSSAELMFHQRVHTDETPYKCSHCGAGFKRSSDLTVHKRIHTGERPFTCSECGKGFTTSSHLLTHQRVHSGERPFTCSECGKGFTCSSALLRHQRVHTGERPFACSECGKGFTQSSDLLTHQRVHN, from the coding sequence ATGAAAGGAAAAAGCACCGGTCACAGTGTGGAGAAACTGTacgtgtgttctgtgtgtggacgaggtttcagccgatcatctggcctgtcaaatcacaagcgcagtcacactgagaagaaaccatgtaaatatggggactgtggaaagaGATTGAATTATCCAGTTCAGCTGGAAACTCAACCACGCAGTCACACCcttgagaggccattcacctgctccgaatgtgggaagggtttcactgcgttatCCCACCTACTGATCCACCAGCGAATTCACAGcggagagaggccattcacctgctccgtgtgtgggaaaggattcactcaatcatctgacctactgagacatcagcgagttcacactgacgcGAGACCTTTTAAATGCCCggactgtgggaattgctataaaagttctgctgaactgatgttccatcaacgtgttcacacagaTGAGACACCGTACAAGTGTTCTCATTGCGGGGCTGGGTTCAAGCGATCATCTGATCTCACTGTACAcaagcgcattcacactggggagaggccattcacgtgctccgagtgtgggaagggattcaccacttcatcccacctactgacacaccagcgtgttcacagcggggagaggccgttcacctgctccgagtgtgggaagggattcacctgTTCATCCGCCCtgttgagacaccagcgagttcacactggggagaggccgttcgcctgctccgagtgtgggaagggattcactcagtcatcggaCTTGCTGACACACCAGCGTGTTCACAACTAA
- the LOC137349436 gene encoding zinc finger protein 239-like, translating into MEKPWKCGECGKGFNYPSRLEIHRRSHTGERPFTCSTCGKGFTQSSNLTEHQLFHTDKRPFKCSDCEKRFKSRNDLIRHQRVHTGERPFTCSVCGKGFTRSSKLQEHQRVHTGERPFTCSVCGKGFTQSSVLLTHQRVHTGERPFTCSVCGKGFSQSSALLTHQRVHTGERPFTCSVCGKGFTQSSHLLTHQRVHTGERPFTCSECGKGFVQFAHLLTHRRVHTKKRPFTCTECGKGFTRSSDLQKHQRVHK; encoded by the coding sequence atggagaaaccgtggaaatgtggggagtgtgggaagggatttaattaCCCATCCCGGCTGGAAATCCATCGACGTagtcacacaggggagaggccattcacctgctccacatgtgggaagggattcactcagtcatccaacctcactgaacaccaactttttcacactgataagagaccttttaaatgctctgactgtgagaagaggtttaaaagcagaaatgatctgatcaggcaccagcgagttcacactggggaacggccgttcacctgttccgtgtgtgggaagggtttcactcgttCATCCAAGCTGCaggaacaccagcgagttcacactggggagagaccattcacctgctctgtctgtgggaagggattcactcagtcatccgtcctgctgacacaccagcgagttcacactggggagagaccattcacctgctctgtctgtgggaagggattcagtcagtcatccgccctactgacacaccagcgagttcacactggggagaggccattcacctgctctgtgtgtgggaagggattcactcagtcatcccacctgctgacacaccagcgagttcacactggggagaggccgttcacctgctcagagtgtgggaagggttttgTTCAGTTCGCACACCTGCTGACACACCGGCGAGTTCACACTAagaagagaccgttcacctgcaccgagtgtgggaagggattcactcgttcATCTGACCTGCAgaaacatcagcgagttcacaagtga